The Solenopsis invicta isolate M01_SB chromosome 3, UNIL_Sinv_3.0, whole genome shotgun sequence region TCAACCATGgatggtcaatttcttacagcttAAGATTTACAATACCTATTGTAGATTTGGACTTACACggactattttttttcttttatttcacactggaaataaaaaaagagaaaatatgaaCTGCAAAAGGTTCAACTAAAAGGGACATTCCTTATTGTATATTTATGGTGTAAGGAGACTAACTTACGTTGTGCATCACATTCACATTCACATTGTTCAAAGTTGATCGTATAATGCCAGCCTGAGAACCGAGTGCTGTTTGAAAGGTAGGTTGACCGCCGACAAGGCCCGACCAGCCGTTAACCACACCTTGAACGGTATTCAACATAGGCTGTGACACTATGTTCGATCTATTCGTGGGAAGTCCCGATGGGGAAGAATGCGCGGGATGCGTCGTCACCACAGGCCTCGGTTGTCCTATTCGCGGCATTTGTGGCGCCGTACTTACGACGGCCCCCCGCTGCATCATATTAGGCATCGGTACAGTACGTGTGTTCAGAGGTGGTGCCACTTTGTTCGCGCTTTGCACGGAAGGAGGTTTAGTCGCCGGTGGTGTAGGCGGCTGTTTCGTCCATCCGCCGCCAGCACCGCTTCCGTTACTGTTAACCAGTAACTGCGAGTCCATAACTTTGGTCGGCCAGTAGTCCTCAAAGCCGGTACCCGGCGGAAAGTAACTCTTAATGTCACTCAAACTAATCACCGAACACGTTTCACTCGCAAACAGCTCGTTACGTATACCCTGTACCTTACAGCAGAATTTCAAATACGACAAATCCCAGCCCTCGAGCTTTTCCGCCTTTAGCTTGAGATTTTCCGTTTCGCcctcgaaataaaataacgGCACGTATTGTAAATTGTCCTTTACCGTGTAAGGTACCACGGACTCTTTGTTTATTCGTATGAAACCACATTTCTCCGCCTTACGTCCACTCGTCACGTTCGGATTGGCGATTAATTTGGTATAACACACATCGAGAAACGTATAAAACTCCTTAGCATCGGAGAGACGGACCACCAGGTCCTTACACGTGAACAGGTCCCTCCCGAACTGATTTTCGCAGTGCCTGGTGTTGATCTCATTAAGCAATTTACTTTCGGCCTCCGTAATGTAGTAACTTCTTATACATGTGCAGCTGTAGATGTCCGAATGGAGAAAGCTCAGGTACTTGTTGAGAAGCTTAGACTCTAGAATGCGTACGGCGCAATACTTATCGCCGGAACGAAATAAATAAGGTATATGACAGTCGTCAAAGCTCGTCCAACCGAATCGTCCTCTCTGACTATCGTCGTCAGGCGTCGGCACTTTGTTTTCCGAACTTATCGGCGGCTTCGGAGCGGACGGCCCATCAGATGGCCGTTTGTTCAGATATCCGAGAATACCGGGAAGATTAGGCTGCGAAATGAGGCATTGCGGCCTCTGCTGTTGTTGAACCGCCGGCATGCTCGCCAGCATTTTCGCCTTGTGTGCTTCCACCATTTTGGCAGCCAGTTCACGGATCTCCGCATCGTCCTGACGTTCCTGCTTGACGACGACTTTCTcgaaatctgaaaaaaatgataacacATGAGTATTGTATTCTCGAAAGATGATGTGGTTTAAAACCTGTATCCGACTATGGAGATTGAAGATTACAAATTAGAGAATTCAAATAATCAGAacaaaatgga contains the following coding sequences:
- the LOC105194265 gene encoding uncharacterized protein LOC105194265 isoform X2 encodes the protein MCMDIQFNEKMGDKSIDEDVQIIEAHIYKDFEKVVVKQERQDDAEIRELAAKMVEAHKAKMLASMPAVQQQQRPQCLISQPNLPGILGYLNKRPSDGPSAPKPPISSENKVPTPDDDSQRGRFGWTSFDDCHIPYLFRSGDKYCAVRILESKLLNKYLSFLHSDIYSCTCIRSYYITEAESKLLNEINTRHCENQFGRDLFTCKDLVVRLSDAKEFYTFLDVCYTKLIANPNVTSGRKAEKCGFIRINKESVVPYTVKDNLQYVPLFYFEGETENLKLKAEKLEGWDLSYLKFCCKVQGIRNELFASETCSVISLSDIKSYFPPGTGFEDYWPTKVMDSQLLVNSNGSGAGGGWTKQPPTPPATKPPSVQSANKVAPPLNTRTVPMPNMMQRGAVVSTAPQMPRIGQPRPVVTTHPAHSSPSGLPTNRSNIVSQPMLNTVQGVVNGWSGLVGGQPTFQTALGSQAGIIRSTLNNVNVNVMHNQQMNTAPKSYSQQSRSRAGNSGATAPPQYPGVYPTTTMQGVAQAQPPPLIRATVHSNQPNLGYPTYGKDDWVTTTYTTPTLGVPNAVTATTYPQMLGLSEQVQALMPVPTSASNLLHPQRHTPSVHNTSHSKYPPPLIPVNGSSGSSSSSRDSRGRKPLIPISEPHISTCHVQPYQIQKALLEEKMVPCINFKPYIYTELLMTLPDFVSNFFPACDIESCRQVLTDVLHIDLYQGNRLQMKMLMEAGKCSSLTEDLPLIQVRSIMKYMPQFKYMFNRGDMVMPSPAHSSEEHPAKKRQRTS
- the LOC105194265 gene encoding uncharacterized protein LOC105194265 isoform X3, with protein sequence MRNGFTDIPVASADSSTDAIWLEKSSPSRMAPERMSLNFEKVVVKQERQDDAEIRELAAKMVEAHKAKMLASMPAVQQQQRPQCLISQPNLPGILGYLNKRPSDGPSAPKPPISSENKVPTPDDDSQRGRFGWTSFDDCHIPYLFRSGDKYCAVRILESKLLNKYLSFLHSDIYSCTCIRSYYITEAESKLLNEINTRHCENQFGRDLFTCKDLVVRLSDAKEFYTFLDVCYTKLIANPNVTSGRKAEKCGFIRINKESVVPYTVKDNLQYVPLFYFEGETENLKLKAEKLEGWDLSYLKFCCKVQGIRNELFASETCSVISLSDIKSYFPPGTGFEDYWPTKVMDSQLLVNSNGSGAGGGWTKQPPTPPATKPPSVQSANKVAPPLNTRTVPMPNMMQRGAVVSTAPQMPRIGQPRPVVTTHPAHSSPSGLPTNRSNIVSQPMLNTVQGVVNGWSGLVGGQPTFQTALGSQAGIIRSTLNNVNVNVMHNQQMNTAPKSYSQQSRSRAGNSGATAPPQYPGVYPTTTMQGVAQAQPPPLIRATVHSNQPNLGVTTTYTTPTLGVPNAVTATTYPQMLGLSEQVQALMPVPTSASNLLHPQRHTPSVHNTSHSKYPPPLIPVNGSSGSSSSSRDSRGRKPLIPISEPHISTCHVQPYQIQKALLEEKMVPCINFKPYIYTELLMTLPDFVSNFFPACDIESCRQVLTDVLHIDLYQGNRLQMKMLMEAGKCSSLTEDLPLIQVRSIMKYMPQFKYMFNRGDMVMPSPAHSSEEHPAKKRQRTS
- the LOC105194265 gene encoding uncharacterized protein LOC105194265 isoform X1 → MRNGFTDIPVASADSSTDAIWLEKSSPSRMAPERMSLNFEKVVVKQERQDDAEIRELAAKMVEAHKAKMLASMPAVQQQQRPQCLISQPNLPGILGYLNKRPSDGPSAPKPPISSENKVPTPDDDSQRGRFGWTSFDDCHIPYLFRSGDKYCAVRILESKLLNKYLSFLHSDIYSCTCIRSYYITEAESKLLNEINTRHCENQFGRDLFTCKDLVVRLSDAKEFYTFLDVCYTKLIANPNVTSGRKAEKCGFIRINKESVVPYTVKDNLQYVPLFYFEGETENLKLKAEKLEGWDLSYLKFCCKVQGIRNELFASETCSVISLSDIKSYFPPGTGFEDYWPTKVMDSQLLVNSNGSGAGGGWTKQPPTPPATKPPSVQSANKVAPPLNTRTVPMPNMMQRGAVVSTAPQMPRIGQPRPVVTTHPAHSSPSGLPTNRSNIVSQPMLNTVQGVVNGWSGLVGGQPTFQTALGSQAGIIRSTLNNVNVNVMHNQQMNTAPKSYSQQSRSRAGNSGATAPPQYPGVYPTTTMQGVAQAQPPPLIRATVHSNQPNLGYPTYGKDDWVTTTYTTPTLGVPNAVTATTYPQMLGLSEQVQALMPVPTSASNLLHPQRHTPSVHNTSHSKYPPPLIPVNGSSGSSSSSRDSRGRKPLIPISEPHISTCHVQPYQIQKALLEEKMVPCINFKPYIYTELLMTLPDFVSNFFPACDIESCRQVLTDVLHIDLYQGNRLQMKMLMEAGKCSSLTEDLPLIQVRSIMKYMPQFKYMFNRGDMVMPSPAHSSEEHPAKKRQRTS